A window from Theropithecus gelada isolate Dixy chromosome 1, Tgel_1.0, whole genome shotgun sequence encodes these proteins:
- the MPC2 gene encoding mitochondrial pyruvate carrier 2, whose product MSAAGARGLRATYHRLLDKVELMLPEKLRPLYNHPAGPRTVFFWAPIMKWGLVCAGLADMARPAEKLSTAQSAVLMATGFIWSRYSLVIIPKNWSLFAVNFFVGTAGASQLFRIWRYNQELKAKAHK is encoded by the exons ATGTCGGCCGCCGGTGCCCGAGGCCTGCGGGCCACCTACCACCGGCTCCTCGATAAAGTGGAGCTGATGCTGCCCGAGAAATTGAGGCCGTTGTACAACCATCCAGCAG gtcCCAGAACAGTTTTTTTCTGGGCTCCAATTATGAAATGG GGGTTGGTGTGTGCTGGATTGGCTGATATGGCCAGACCTGCAGAAAAACTTAGCACAGCTCAATCTGCTGTTTTGATGGCTACAG GGTTTATTTGGTCAAGGTACTCACTTgtaattattccaaaaaattggagTCTGTTTGCTGTTAATTTCTTTGTGGGGACAGCAGGAGCCTCTCAGCTTTTTCGTATTTGGAG aTATAACCAAGAACTAAAAGCTAAAGCACACAAATAA